One Rouxiella sp. S1S-2 genomic window, GATAACATAGAACGCTATCGGCGGTTACAAACCATCGTCGAGCGTGGCTTTGGCCTGCAGATGCGCGAGCTCGACAGAGACTTTGGCATGCTGACCGAAGAGACCTGCCGCACCATCATTAACATCATGGAAATGCACCACGCGCTGCAAGTTTCCTTCTCCAACCTTGCCGATACCAACGGCGTTGATCCTCGGCGCATCGAGTTTCTTGGATTCGACGCCGCCACCGAGTCTCGCTACCTGAGTTATGTACGTTTTATGGTTAACACCGAGGGACGATATACGCATTTTGACGCGGGTACCCACGGTTTTAACTCACAGACTAAAATGTGGGAGAAGTATCAGCGCATGCTGACCACCTGGCAGGAGTGTCCTCGACAGTATCATTTGAGCGCGGTGGAAATCTCACAAATTATCAATGCCTGATTTGGTGTTGCACAAGGGCGAGGGTGGGCGATAACACCACCCTCGCCGACAGGTTAAAGAGGGGAATCCTGGCTTATCTCATCCAGTGAAAGGCTAAAGCTGGGAATAAACACGGCCATGAAATAATCCATTTCCGGACTTTGCCTATCTGACAGCGTTCTTTCCAGTCGTACTTTTGCCATCGTGAACTCTGTATTGCCCGCCGAAAGTTCCTCAAGGCATTTTAGATAAGCACAGAGTGCGTCGGCCTGTTTGACCGTTTTCTTCTCTTCTTCGCTAAAATGATGCTCATCAATCAACGAGCGATAGTCTTCCTGAAACTCCTCAGGCAGCATTTCAATCAATTTTTGCTGGGCAATTTTCTCTATCTTTTTGTATTCGTGTGCGATTTGAGGATTGTAATACTTAATTGGCGTGGGCATGTCACCGGTCAGCACTTCACTGGCGTCATGATACATGGCCAGCAGGGCTACGCGCTCGGCGTTAAGCTCACCGTTAAATTTACGGTTTTTGATCAGCGCTAAAGCATGGGCGACAAAGGCAACCTGCAAACTGTGTTCCGACACGTTTTCCGTGCGCACATTACGCATGAGAGGCCAGCGACCAATGAGTTTAAGGCGGGAAAGATGGGCGAAAAAATGACTCTGGCTCATAGGACTCTCTTACTATCTAAACGTCGATAAATAAACAGAGTCCCATTGTGGCATAACGCGATACGCTTTCAAGGCAGAATGCCTGAAAGATGCAGGGGATTTATTGGCGATAAGTTTCCAGGAAACGTCCAAGCTTACCGACCGCCATCTGCAGCTCATCAACGCGTGGCAGCGTCACGATGCGCACGTGGTCAGGATAAGGCCAGTTGAACGCCGTGCCTTGCACCAGCAAAACTTTTTGCTGTAGCAGGAGATCGAGCACCAATTTCTGATCGTCGTGAATATTGAAACGCTTGGCATCGATTTTTGGGAACATATACAGCGCGCCCTTCGGCTTCACGCAGGATACACCAGGGATCTGGTTGATCATTTCCCAGGCAGCATTACGTTGCTCATATAAACGTCCGCCGGGTTGAATGAACTCACTGATGCTCTGATAGCCACCCAATGCCGTCTGAATGGCGTGCTGCATCGGTACGTTGGCACACAAACGCATCGAGGCGAGCATTTCTAACCCTTCGATATAGCCTTTGGCATGTTTTTTCGGACCATTAAGCACCATCCAGCCCTGACGGAAGCCGGCAACGCGGTAAGTTTTGGACAGGCCATTAAAGGTCACAGTGAGCAAATCGGGCGCCAGCGTGGCGATCGAAATATGCTGGGCCTCATCGTAAAGAATTTTGTCGTAAATTTCGTCAGAGAAGATAATCAGGTTGTGCTCGCGCGCTAACTCAACAATCTCCATCAGCAGTTCTTTGCTGTAAACCGCGCCGGTAGGATTGTTCGGGTTAATGATAACAATGCCACGAGTGCGTGAAGTGATTTTTGCGCGGATGTCGTCAAGATCCGGGAACCAGTCGGCGCCTTCATCGCAAAGGTAGTGCACGGCATTACCGCCCGAAAGCGAAACTGCCGCCGTCCATAAAGGATAGTCAGGCGCAGGAACTAGCATTTCATCGCCAGTGTTAAGCAATGCCTGCATTGACTGTACGATCAGTTCAGAAACGCCGTTGCCGATATAAACATCTTCAACCGTCATGTCACGCATGTCGCGGGCCTGATAGTGCTGCATGATGGCCTTGCGCGCCGAGAAAAGTCCCTTGGAATCACAATATCCCTGCGCCGTCGGCAAGTTGCGGATGACGTCGACTAAAATTTCATCGGGTGCATCGAAACCGAAAGGGGCAGGGTTACCAATATTCAGTTTAAGAACTTTATTGCCTTCTTCTTCCAGACGCTTAGCTTCTTTAAGCACGGGTCCGCGGATGTCGTAGCAAACGTTATCCAGTTTGTGGGATTTTTCAATGGGTGACATAGTCAGTTGTGAACCTTTTGCGGAAAGCTTGCTCTTCCCTGGGTAAGAGGTGCCGTAGAACATGGCGAAGCCGTCAATTTACTCTCAAGACGCGGGATTTTGAAGGGCTAAAGCGGGCTTTGGGGTAAAACTGCAGTCATGGTACAGCTTGTAACACTAATCACCTGTTTTTTTCTGTAAAGCAAAATAAAATTCCAAATATTCTAATTATCATGGTGTATTTGTTTGATTGGCCGTGTAAGCCGCTTGGCGTTATGTTCATGGCTATATAACCTTTAATTCAACTTATTCATGAGGATAATTTTTTGACCCTCGTATTGACTTAAAAATTATGATGATGCTAGCAATATTTTTGGACTAAGGCTTTATCTTAAAGTGAAGGGGGGATGATTTTTTGTCATTTTTAATAGTGTATAAACGATCTGAATAGGTCAACTCATCGCTTTGTCAATTTATCAGTAACGTGAAACGATAACCTCAGTAATTAGTTAAGTTAATCTGATGATTAGCCCGCGAAGAATAATTTAATTAAGAGTCATTATTGGTACTTTTGTCGATTTTACAGCGGTGCAATTTTCATTAGGATTAATCTTAACGCACGAAATGTATATAACATTTCGCGAAAAACAATCTGTTGAAATGGCGTCCAATAAATAGATTATTAGCCATTTAATCTCGACGGTTTTTTATATTGAAAATTGCTAGCGCTTTGCTGCGCCTGCTTTCGCGTCCAGAGTAAGCGCAAGGCCTGCTGTCAGTGTGCGCCTATTGTAATGATTGTATTTGTCATGCTTTGTCAGTATGGAATTATATTTCTTTGAATTTAATACTTATTTGAAAAAGTGGGTTAATGATAATCATTTGAAAATTACCTAATGGGCATAAATATTTCTCATTTCATCATTATCTAATGAGTGAGTGCCTTTCAGATCTGGTATTCTGCATTTTGCGGGAAGTTTTCCGCACTATCCAGGGTAGCTTGTTATTAGATTTTAAAAGTGAAGAAAAACTATGACAAATGCAAATCGTCCAATTCTTAATCTAGATCTTGACCTGCTAAGGACCTTTGTAGCCGTTGCTGATTTAAATACTTTCGCCGCTGCCGCCGCTGCAGTTTGTCGTACACAATCAGCAGTAAGCCAGCAGATGCAACGTCTCGAACAACTTGTAGGTAAAGAGCTGTTCGCCAGGCATGGACGCAATAAGTTATTGACTGAACACGGTATTCAGTTGCTTGGCTATGCTCGAAAAATATTGCGCTTCAACGACGAAGCCTGCACTTCCTTAATGTACAGCGACGTACAGGGCAGTGTCATTATTGGGGCTTCCGACGACACTGCAGACACTATTTTACCGTACCTGCTGAGTCGCGTGACCTCTATTTACCCGAAACTGGCCATCGATGTACGGGTAAAACGTAGTCCGTTTATGTTACCGATGTTGGAGAGCGATGAGGTAGACTTGGCAATTACTACCATTACTACCAAGGATCATCCCCACATTGTGTTACGCACGTCTCCGACCTTGTGGTACTGCTCCGCCGATTTCGCTTATCCGTCAGGCGACAGCGTGCCCTTGGTGCTTTTGGACGAACCGAGTCCTTATCGCGCTATGGCAATCGAACATCTCAATAAAGCGGGCATCCCGTGGCGCGTTGCTTACGTTGCCTCTACGCTCTCTGCTATCCGTGCCGCCGTTCGTGCCGGTTTGGGCGTTACCGTCAGGCCTATTGAAATGATGAGTCCGGAGCTGCGCGTGCTGGGCGAGCAGGATGGTCTACCGAGGTTGCCTGACACCCAATATGTATTGTACAAAAACCAGCACTGCGATAACGACCTCGCCATGGCAATTTTCAATGCCGTGGAGCAGGGCAGCGATCCTTATTCCCTTAACAATTATGCTCAACGTGCCGGCACTGACGACGAGTTTGTAGAAGCACCTAAATCCTGAGCCTTGAAGGCTTTTGTCCTCCCCTAAACTCGATGACGACTTAGGAGGTAGGGAAGGGCAAAAGTTAAAAGGTGAATTAATAAACAACTCATAAGATTTTCTTCACGAAACTGCTATTTTCAGCGTTTTATGCTCCTTAAAACCGCCTTCACATCGTCAGGTAAGTAAACTATCACGCTCCTAAATGAGTTCTTTTCTTTCTGACCAGTTTCCGCATTCCCTTCCTTAAATTTTTTATGAAATGCATTTTTATTTTAAATAATTAAACAAAATTCATTCAAAAATTGTCTTATTTTTTAGCAATCTTGCCAAAAACGTGTCCTGGATCAACAAATAACCCTGTTTTGTGAGTGGAAGAATGGGGTAATCCTGCGACAATAGTAGGGGTAGGTTGCTAAATCTTTGACTCCAGATAAGTTACATCCTTTTTTTTACTCTTTTGACTGACTCGATTTAGCTACCAACTATCGCATGTTGTGTTAATAAAATGCTAAAGATGTAAATTAACGTGGATATACTTTTGTCAAAGTTGACAAAAGGTTATAGAAAAGGGTAAAAAGCCCACAGTAATTCACTGGATAATCGCTTTTAAAACCCTAGAGTCTATAAGGTTGCTGCTAAAACCGGCGATTTTGGTCTCAAAGGTCCCGTGAAGACTGGTGGTTATTAATCCTTCCCTTGAATCGATGTGGCAGGCAAGTTGCCGGGCAAGAGCAAATGCAAGATGCCACTTTTGATGAGTATGCATAGAGTATGTCAACAGCCACAGATGTCACCGCTCATAACTGGGCGCTCGCAGTTTTTCTTATTATCGCAGTCGGCCTGTGTTGCCTGATGTTGCTCGGCGCAGCTTTCCTGGGAGGGAAAGTTCGCGGACGCCACACAGAAACCCCGTTCGAGTCGGGTATCGCACCCGTTGGCTCGACACACATGCGCCTGTCGGCAAAATTCTATTTAGTCGCGATGTTCTTCGTCATTTTCGATGTGGAAGCCCTGTATCTCTATGCATGGTCAACCTCGATTCGTGAAAGCGGGTGGACCGGCTTTGTAGAAGCAGCGATTTTCATA contains:
- a CDS encoding YfbU family protein; the encoded protein is MEMTHAQRLILSNQYKMMTMLDPDNIERYRRLQTIVERGFGLQMRELDRDFGMLTEETCRTIINIMEMHHALQVSFSNLADTNGVDPRRIEFLGFDAATESRYLSYVRFMVNTEGRYTHFDAGTHGFNSQTKMWEKYQRMLTTWQECPRQYHLSAVEISQIINA
- the yfbR gene encoding 5'-deoxynucleotidase, whose product is MSQSHFFAHLSRLKLIGRWPLMRNVRTENVSEHSLQVAFVAHALALIKNRKFNGELNAERVALLAMYHDASEVLTGDMPTPIKYYNPQIAHEYKKIEKIAQQKLIEMLPEEFQEDYRSLIDEHHFSEEEKKTVKQADALCAYLKCLEELSAGNTEFTMAKVRLERTLSDRQSPEMDYFMAVFIPSFSLSLDEISQDSPL
- a CDS encoding pyridoxal phosphate-dependent aminotransferase, whose translation is MSPIEKSHKLDNVCYDIRGPVLKEAKRLEEEGNKVLKLNIGNPAPFGFDAPDEILVDVIRNLPTAQGYCDSKGLFSARKAIMQHYQARDMRDMTVEDVYIGNGVSELIVQSMQALLNTGDEMLVPAPDYPLWTAAVSLSGGNAVHYLCDEGADWFPDLDDIRAKITSRTRGIVIINPNNPTGAVYSKELLMEIVELAREHNLIIFSDEIYDKILYDEAQHISIATLAPDLLTVTFNGLSKTYRVAGFRQGWMVLNGPKKHAKGYIEGLEMLASMRLCANVPMQHAIQTALGGYQSISEFIQPGGRLYEQRNAAWEMINQIPGVSCVKPKGALYMFPKIDAKRFNIHDDQKLVLDLLLQQKVLLVQGTAFNWPYPDHVRIVTLPRVDELQMAVGKLGRFLETYRQ
- the lrhA gene encoding transcriptional regulator LrhA: MTNANRPILNLDLDLLRTFVAVADLNTFAAAAAAVCRTQSAVSQQMQRLEQLVGKELFARHGRNKLLTEHGIQLLGYARKILRFNDEACTSLMYSDVQGSVIIGASDDTADTILPYLLSRVTSIYPKLAIDVRVKRSPFMLPMLESDEVDLAITTITTKDHPHIVLRTSPTLWYCSADFAYPSGDSVPLVLLDEPSPYRAMAIEHLNKAGIPWRVAYVASTLSAIRAAVRAGLGVTVRPIEMMSPELRVLGEQDGLPRLPDTQYVLYKNQHCDNDLAMAIFNAVEQGSDPYSLNNYAQRAGTDDEFVEAPKS
- a CDS encoding NADH-quinone oxidoreductase subunit A — translated: MSTATDVTAHNWALAVFLIIAVGLCCLMLLGAAFLGGKVRGRHTETPFESGIAPVGSTHMRLSAKFYLVAMFFVIFDVEALYLYAWSTSIRESGWTGFVEAAIFIFVLLAGLFYLVRIGALDWTPTRSKGPVKASPVIPSPVIKTSNHPHGNRQQ